The genomic interval TGGGAGACCAGCGGGTCATACCCACGCGCCGATATGCTCCCAGCAATCGCGGCAGCGCTGAGCTGCACGATCGACGACCTGTATAACGTGCCGGCCTGACCGGCTATCATCATGCTACCAAAGGATGTGACAAAACACCATGCAGCACAACTACCACAATATCAGCCAAACCGGTAGACGCATTGCCGGCATGACGCAGGAGCGCTGGGCGGAGGCGCTGGACATCTCCGTCGAGAGCGTGCGCCTGTACGAGTCCGGCCGCGGGATGCCGTCAGACGATGTTGCGACGCGGATGGTCGAGGTGTCCGGCGCGCCGGTGCTCGGCTACTGGCATCTGCTCAACAAGAGCCGCGTCGCGGCCGACCTGCTGCCACAGGTGGACACCATCGCCCTGCCGCAGGCCGTGATCCAGCTGCTGCGCCGGATCCGCGACTTTGACAGCTCGCACCGCATCGACCGCCTCGTGGACATTGCCGAGGATGGCCGCATCGACCAGGATGAGCGACCGGATTTCGAGCAGATTACGCGCGAGCTCGACGGGATCGTCCAGGCTGCCATGCAGCTCAAGTATGCGAGAGGAGGGGACGAGGATGGCCATGCTGACGACTAAAGATGTGTGCGAGCAGCTGTCAATCTCGCGGTCGTCCGTTGGGCGGCTGGTGACGGACGGCGAGCTGCCGTGCTACAAGCTGGGCAAGTCGCTGCGCTACTATCAGTCGGACGTAGATGCATACGTCGAGCGCTGCCGCATCGCAGCGGCGCCGGCAGCCGTCTGCGCACCGCAGCCGCGCCAGAAGCCGCAGCCGGAAAAACGCAAGCGCGGCCGGCCGATCAAAAACGTGGTGCCGGAGTATTACCCTGGCATGAGGGTGGTGTGAGTATGATGATGGGACAAAAAAAGAGCCGTGCCCGCGGCGACGGGCACGACTCAGGTGCAAAAAAGTGCAATAGCTATTGCACTTACATTTTACAGCAGATCCAAAACGATTGCAAGGGGGGATTTTGAGATGGCCGTGATGCGCGTCGAAAAGTCGACGAATTACACTGTCATGAGCAACCGCCATCTTGACGACACCCGCCTGAGCCTCAAGGCGATCGGCCTACTGAGCAAGATCCTGCGTCTGCCGGACGACTGGGACTATACGCTCGAGGGCCTCGCCCACATCTGCAAGGAGGGCAAGGACGCCATCCGGTCCGCGATCGTGGAGCTGGAGCAGGCGGGCTACATCGAGCGCCGCCAGACGCACGCGGCGGACGGATCTTTTGCGGGCAACGAGTACATCGTGCACGAGGCGCCGCTTGGCGCAGATGCGCCACCGTCGTCGGATAATCCCACAACGGTGTCACCGTCGTCGGGAAACCCGTCGACGGATAACCCGTCAACGGAAAATCCAACGCAACCAAGTACTAAAGATACCAAGTACTTAGATACTAATACCCCCTTTACCCCCCAGAGGGGGCGGCGAGCGCCGAAAAAAGAACAAGGGCGCGAGCCGGCGTGGAAGCCGGAACGCTTTGCGGCGTTTTGGAAGTACTACCCGCGGGGCGAGAAGCCAAGGGCTGCCGCGGCCGCATGGGACAAGCTAAAGCCGGACGATGCACTGATCGACGACATCGCCAGAGCGCTCAAGCGGCAGATGGCCAGTGAGGAGTGGCAGCGGGGTGTCGGCATCCCGTATGCGGCTACATACCTCAATCAGCGCCGCTGGGAGGACGAGCCACACGCGCCGGCAGAGCAACCGGCGGAGGGAGGAGGTCTGCCGCTATGGACGTAAAGCAGACACTGATCGATGCGCAGGCAGCCGTGATCGGCAGTGTGCTGATCTCGCCGGAGATCGTCGGCGACGTGATGCTGCGCGTATCGGCGGATGACTTTTTGACGCCGGAGTACCGGCACGTGTACGATGCCATCCGCGCGCAGTGGTCCGCGTGCCAGACGGTCGACGTGGTCACGGTGCTGCACCGCCTGGGCG from Clostridiales bacterium carries:
- a CDS encoding helix-turn-helix domain-containing protein, giving the protein MDGIKICRAKRGLTQAELASALHVGQSTVAMWETSGSYPRADMLPAIAAALSCTIDDLYNVPA
- a CDS encoding helix-turn-helix transcriptional regulator, giving the protein MQHNYHNISQTGRRIAGMTQERWAEALDISVESVRLYESGRGMPSDDVATRMVEVSGAPVLGYWHLLNKSRVAADLLPQVDTIALPQAVIQLLRRIRDFDSSHRIDRLVDIAEDGRIDQDERPDFEQITRELDGIVQAAMQLKYARGGDEDGHADD
- a CDS encoding helix-turn-helix domain-containing protein, whose product is MAMLTTKDVCEQLSISRSSVGRLVTDGELPCYKLGKSLRYYQSDVDAYVERCRIAAAPAAVCAPQPRQKPQPEKRKRGRPIKNVVPEYYPGMRVV
- a CDS encoding helix-turn-helix domain-containing protein, with the protein product MAVMRVEKSTNYTVMSNRHLDDTRLSLKAIGLLSKILRLPDDWDYTLEGLAHICKEGKDAIRSAIVELEQAGYIERRQTHAADGSFAGNEYIVHEAPLGADAPPSSDNPTTVSPSSGNPSTDNPSTENPTQPSTKDTKYLDTNTPFTPQRGRRAPKKEQGREPAWKPERFAAFWKYYPRGEKPRAAAAAWDKLKPDDALIDDIARALKRQMASEEWQRGVGIPYAATYLNQRRWEDEPHAPAEQPAEGGGLPLWT